In a genomic window of Wyeomyia smithii strain HCP4-BCI-WySm-NY-G18 chromosome 1, ASM2978416v1, whole genome shotgun sequence:
- the LOC129718934 gene encoding uncharacterized protein LOC129718934, whose product MANNRKRKASNLSENHEKPTCSKHSRSSHVEASEPTGQDDTWDNIDTEMENNRKRKASSLPENDIEPTCPKNSCLSHAGTEDKCHLIVHKMQQPLWHAIPICRDTTTAFSNAPHRYT is encoded by the exons ATGGCAAACAACCGAAAGCGCAAAGCATCAAATCTGTCGGAAAATCATGAAAAGCCGACTTGCTCGAAACACAGCCGTTCGTCACACGTTGAAGCCAGTGAACCTACCGGACAAGATGATACTTGGGACAATATTGATACCGAAATGGAGAACAATCGAAAGCGCAAAGCATCAAGTCTGCCTGAGAATGATATAGAGCCTACTTGCCCGAAAAACAGCTGTTTGTCACACGCTGGAACTGAAG ACAAATGTCACTTAATCGTTCACAAAATGCAACAACCACTGTGGCACGCCATCCCGATTTGTCGCGATACAACAACGGCATTTAGCAACGCGCCACACCGCTACACATAA
- the LOC129718918 gene encoding protein halfway, whose protein sequence is MSIQLNWLVTLFLLTVGIVQGRIVADHPGSNSLTTESTVPSLATTVEAHVPETIINLNNTTTTQISTSSSTVTSSTVTTTSTTSTTPEPTTSTTTTTTTEPSTSSTTTTTSTTTTTTVPTTTTTLIPPTNELGCYNAAPELCHSRVGDCECNPDPLNPGALFCCNVTDINRAIGCAPNAPDGSNTWKYIHLRNLTVRELVLNVSNRYIKTLSSLSITDGRIQKISSSFARFSSPVCLNVSNNNISEIESRAFRELRHLTTLDISHNNLSTIPSTIGNLRLDIRGNSGMLCKSLLESLKEGDKFIDPEATFCLTNRTFNWFDSTDSIPLHQLVLSQRVQNDCPKRCSCELDRLNFDLNNTERKTITARVDCSGLGLVDFPETLPPDTVTLNVSNNNITSLKALIGKSYHSLVRLYADDNQIASLSDLEGTDFISRFSFFSIRRNRLKTIQTYQFKSNLDLGSYMFLEGNPMTCDCNAAKNLKNWLLSKKAQVPDHDQIYCEGNTHLTKMVQIQESKLCQSQHDWTDYIYYLIATEIILLIALICKVSYDYWVFKTAGYLPWPANKMPKLPCDCLCE, encoded by the exons ATGTCTATCCAACTGAATTGGCTGGTCACGCTTTTTCTGCTGACTGTGGGAATTGTCCAAGGAAGAATAGTGGCCGACCATCCCGGGTCAAACTCGTTAACTACCGAAAGCACCGTCCCTAGTTTGGCCACAACCGTCGAAGCACATGTTCCGGAAACAATTATCAACCTTAACAATACAACGACGACGCAAATTTCAACGTCCAGCTCGACAGTAACGTCCTCAACAGTAACAACAACGTCGACAACATCAACAACACCCGAGCCGACAACCTCTACAACCACCACCACAACAACGGAACCATCAACTTCTTCGACAACAACGACGACAAGTACGACCACCACAACAACCGTCCCAACAACCACAACCACGCTGATCCCACCGACAAACGAACTGGGCTGTTACAATGCGGCTCCAGAGTTATGCCACAGCCGAGTCGGTGACTGCGAGTGCAACCCGGACCCGCTGAACCCCGGTGCCTTGTTCTGCTGCAACGTAACCGACATCAACCGAGCGATCGGATGTGCTCCGAATGCCCCAGATGGCAGCAATACCTGGAAGTATATACACCTACGCAACCTAACCGTCCGTGAGCTGGTGCTGAATGTCTCGAATCGATACATCAAAACACTAAGCTCCCTTTCGATTACGGATGGGCGGATTCAGAAGATAAGCAGCTCGTTTGCGCGCTTCTCGTCGCCGGTCTGTCTGAACGTGTCCAACAACAACATCAGTGAAATTGAATCGCGCGCCTTCCGCGAGCTGCGTCACCTCACGACGTTGGACATTTCGCACAACAATTTGTCCACGATTCCGTCGACGATTGGAAATTTGCGACTGGATATTAG GGGAAACAGCGGCATGCTGTGCAAATCACTGCTCGAATCTCTCAAGGAGGGTGACAAGTTTATCGACCCGGAGGCCACCTTCTGCCTGACGAATCGCACCTTCAACTGGTTCGACTCCACGGACAGTATTCCGCTGCATCAGCTGGTGCTGAGCCAGCGGGTGCAGAACGACTGTCCGAAACGGTGCAGCTGCGAGCTCGATCGGTTGAATTTCGATCTCAACAACACGGAACGAAAGACGATCACCGCCCGGGTGGACTGCTCCGGGCTCGGACTGGTGGACTTCCCGGAAACGCTTCCACCCGACACGGTGACACTGAATGTGTCTAATAATAAC ATCACGAGTCTCAAGGCACTGATTGGTAAATCGTACCACTCGCTGGTACGGCTGTATGCCGACGACAACCAGATAGCGTCGTTGAGTGACCTGGAGGGGACCGACTTCATCTCGCGGTTCAGCTTTTTCTCGATTCGCCGCAACCGGTTGAAGACGATTCAGACCTATCAGTTTAAATCGAACCTAGATCTAGGCTCGTATATGTTCTTAGAAGGTAACCCGATGACGTGTGACTGCAACGCGgccaaaaatctaaaaaactgGCTACTAAGTAAGAAGGCTCAGGTGCCCGATCATGATCAGATATATTGCGAAGGGAACACGCATCTCACCAAAATGGTACAGATACAGGAAAGCAAACTGTGCCAATCGCAGCACGATTGGACCGACTACATCTACTATCTGATAGCGACGGAAATTATTCTGCTAATAGCGCTTATTTGTAAGGTTTCGTACGACTATTGGGTGTTCAAGACGGCCGGCTATTTACCGTGGCCCGCAAACAAGATGCCAAAATTACCCTGCGATTGTCTGTGCGAGTGA
- the LOC129716637 gene encoding uncharacterized protein LOC129716637, giving the protein MSEVWNYFIKTNITFAECKICHTNVPRRGNTTNLKVHLQKHPNKEKALECTVKKSDSLHLPSSSNTKTLDDIFRESELWTDQGSKTKAIDNAIAFMVVKDYQPVSVLETSNVTLTADIWTDSHTTRSDLGMTCHFFNSSIIANLQTIDLGVYPLYEWHQSFYISSCFEEIIKQWSISKDQVSFVVTDHAANMVKAVVALLPQISKLDVLHTLLILLQRRLLITQRTLLIC; this is encoded by the exons ATGTCAGAAGTGTGGAACTATTTTATTAAAACTAACATAACTTTTGCAGAATGTAAAATCTGCCACACAAACGTTCCTCGTAGAGGTAATACAACTAATTTAAAAGTTCATTTACAAAAACATCCAAACAAGGAAAAAGCACTCGAATGTACTGTAAAAAAAAGTGATAGTTTGCATCTTCCTAGTTCGAGCAACACTAAAacattggatgatatttttagGGAATCCGAGTTATGGACAG ATCAGGGTTCAAAAACTAAAGCGATCGACAATGCCATTGCTTTCATGGTCGTAAAGGACTACCAACCAGTTTCA GTTCTAGAAACATCAAACGTCACGCTTACCGCAGACATATGGACAGATAGTCATACAACACGTAGCGATTTAGGAATGACCTGCCACTTTTTCAACAGTTCAATCATTGCGAATCTTCAAACCATCGATCTTGGAGTGTATCCTCTATACGAGTGGCATCAGAGTTTCTATATATCATCATGTTTTGAAGAGATTATCAAACAGTGGAGCATTTCGAAAGATCAGGTGAGCTTCGTTGTTACAGATCATGCTGCGAATATGGTGAAAGCAGTTGTTGCGCTTTTACCGCAAATAAGCAAACTGGATGTGCTGCACACGCTGTTAATCTTGTTGCAAAGAAGGCTATTGATCACACAGAGAACCTTGCTGATTTGTTAG
- the LOC129718922 gene encoding myb-like protein AA, with the protein MNRRSNFRGNQNRNNYQQQYDQHFVPSNGNSANNQQSTPVQQQNQSTPQKQQQQPQQQQQQPPQQQQQQQPQPVKPEPAANMEEPMPVDSNDESGEGGISAKMRKIFANRKNLTTAERKKLDKERKARQLRRLRKLLTPKNAVVALHEMQGPGMGEFIINTNGHETTAEIVLNNVRYEATAPNKHLAKARASEKALRDLVISQMAKSRQKQENSNNGNTNQDAVDDDTEMTDVSDNDDVPMLHLASYALYKLFNEWQNEGFEIPAIKPQKTSTKVNEAGTHPLAPKVAKTKADLPADAATRHPTALLAFMRPQVPYEDLGTNNNNDPLKREFSVGVTVDGQRYIGKARSKKLARKEAAAAACQSLFDVVFVETSAA; encoded by the exons CAATCAACTCCGGTTCAACAGCAGAACCAGTCTACGCCCCaaaaacaacagcagcagccccagcaacaacagcagcagccgccgcaacaacaacaacagcagcaaccgCAACCAGTGAAACCTGAGCCGGCTGCCAACATGGAGGAACCTATGCCTGTTGACTCGAACGATGAGTCGGGAGAGGGTGGCATTAGCGCCAAGATGCGTAAGATTTTTGCCAACCGCAAGAATCTGACCACCGCTGAGCGGAAGAAGCTTG ATAAAGAGCGGAAGGCACGCCAGTTGCGTCGTCTGCGTAAATTATTGACACCCAAGAATGCTGTAGTCGCACTGCATGAAATGCAAGGTCCCGGTATGGGTGAATTTATTATTAACACCAACGGACACGAGACGACTGCTGAGATCGTGCTGAACAATGTACGCTACGAGGCAACCGCTCCAAACAAGCATCTAGCGAAGGCACGTGCTTCGGAGAAGGCACTGCGAGATCTGGTAATCAGCCAAATGGCTAAATCTCGACAGAAGCAGGAGAACAGCAACAACGGCAATACCAATCAGGATGCTGTGGATGACGATACCGAAATGACGGACGTTTCCGATAATGATGACGTTCCAATGCTTCACTTGGCATCGTACGCGTTGTACAAATTGTTCAACGAATGGCAAAACGAGGGCTTCGAAATTCCGGCCATCAAACCGCAAAAAACTTCCACAAAGGTTAATGAAGCCGGTACTCATCCGTTGGCACCGAAGGTTGCCAAAACTAAGGCCGATCTTCCAGCCGATGCTGCCACCCGTCACCCAACTGCGCTGCTTGCTTTT ATGCGACCACAGGTTCCGTATGAGGATCTTGGTACAAACAATAATAACGATCCGTTGAAGCGTGAATTTTCTGTTGGCGTTACCGTCGACGGGCAGCGCTACATTGGCAAGGCCCGATCAAAGAAATTGGCCCGCAAGGAAGCTGCAGCCGCGGCTTGTCAGTCGTTGTTCGATGTCGTATTCGTCGAAACTAGTGCTGCGTAA
- the LOC129718920 gene encoding XK-related protein 6, whose protein sequence is MQSSPTSCNGRGSVATTEIDGSRLSVMAKQPLDFLTRTDEGNFTVTNSDILWTAISIFSRIVSVLLNINLAYDYYRKGKIDYFIWTTCGILIPGLVTMTLTVYMYLEDMKEHKRANKRCSEILVFVIIVPFFFRYCQSLTYAIQSRDAEKRKDRETQKKYYEFMIQEDSDVALVRIFECLLEAAPQKILQLTIVLSGEDRMTWAQLLAILGSITGIAWCMASYYRCIRFSQPDKRHISWLGTISQILWHFSVTVSRVLAIAIVASVFPTYMLIACFVHSFAMTLWILFFDRSPFCSITMLHSFLFSLVLGIVFIFTYILPRVGRTFHRYLIYYSLCGVENVVCVIIYIYYVSNPTIRDTCYLQVLCVASIVPFLFGILCMICYYNYFHPNIMSRKKPICGASEDSASSENGDQRTNCAAFHQ, encoded by the exons atgcaatcctCTCCTACTTCCTGCAATGGGCGAGGATCGGTTGCGACCACCGAAATCGATGGTTCCCGGCTGAGCGTCATGGCGAAGCAGCCGCTGGACTTTTTAACCCGCACCGACGAGGGTAACTTTACCGTAACCAATTCCGACATTCTGTGGACTGCGATTTCGATCTTCAGCCGAATTGTCAGCGTATTGCTCAACATCAATCTCGCTTACGATTACTACCGAAAGGGTAAGATAGATTATTTCATCTGGACAACCTGTGGCATTCTGATTCCTGGCCTAGTGACCATGACTTTGACGGTTTATAT GTATTTGGAGGACATGAAGGAACATAAGAGAGCCAACAAGCGATGCTCGGAAATTCTAGTCTTCGTCATTATCGTTCCATTCTTTTTTCGTTACTGTCAATCACTGACTTACGCAATACAAAGCAGGGATGCGGAAAAGCGTAAAGATCGTGAGACTCAGAAAAAGTACTACGAATTTATGATCCAGGAAGATAGTGACGTAGCATTGGTGAGAATATTTGAGTGCCTGTTGGAGGCAGCTCCGCAAAAGATTCTTCAACTGACGATTGTTCTGTCCGGTGAAGATCGCATGACTTGGGCCCAGCTACTTGCTATTTTGGGCTCGATTACCGGCATCGCTTGGTGTATGGCATCGTACTACCGGTGCATACGATTCTCGCAACCGGACAAGCGGCACATCTCGTGGCTGGGAACCATTTCGCAGATTCTTTGGCACTTCTCGGTGACCGTGTCACGTGTGTTGGCGATTGCCATAGTTGCCAGCGTGTTTCCAACTTACATGCTGATCGCTTGCTTCGTCCATTCATTCGCCATGACTTTGTGGATACTGTTTTTCGATCGGTCACCGTTCTGCAGTATCACCATGCTGCATAGTTTCCTGTTTTCGCTCGTTCTCGGCATTGTGTTCATCTTTACCTATATTTTGCCGAGAGTTGGACGGACTTTCCATCGGTACCTCATCTACTACAGCCTGTGTGGGGTGGAAAACGTCGTCTGCGTCATCATTTATATCTACTATGTGAGCAATCCAACCATCAGGGACACGTGCTACCTCCAGGTGCTTTGCGTGGCATCGATTGTACCCTTCTTGTTTGGCATTTTGTGCATGATTTGCTACTACAATTACTTCCATCCCAATATCATGTCGAGGAAGAAACCGATCTGCGGTGCTAGCGAGGACAGCGCTTCCTCCGAGAACGGTGATCAAAGGACGAACTGTGCAGCTTTTCACCAATGA